A single region of the Streptomyces caelestis genome encodes:
- a CDS encoding carbohydrate ABC transporter permease encodes MNAVRRGLGNGVVQAFLVVVGLVWMTPLAGLFLSSLRSAEDTAKGGWWTVFTSPGQLSFDNYSSLLQHSGITQAFWNTVLISVPTTVLVVVIAALAGYAFAWLDFLGRETIFLVVVALLVVPVQIGLLPVAKLFGQLGLFGTIPGVVLFHVAYGLPFAVFLLRNYFAEMPKEMLEAARMDGGSEWRIFTRLVLPVGRPAIASLAIFQFLWVWNDMLVALLFADSSSQPLTVELQSQIRQFGSNIDVLAPGAFVSLVVPVVVFFAFQRHFVQGVMAGSVK; translated from the coding sequence ATGAACGCGGTTCGGCGCGGGTTGGGCAACGGAGTCGTCCAGGCCTTCCTCGTGGTGGTCGGCCTGGTGTGGATGACGCCGCTGGCCGGGCTGTTCCTGTCCTCGCTGCGGTCCGCCGAGGACACGGCCAAGGGCGGCTGGTGGACGGTGTTCACCAGCCCCGGGCAGCTGTCCTTCGACAACTACTCCTCGCTGCTGCAGCACTCGGGCATCACGCAGGCGTTCTGGAACACGGTGCTGATATCGGTGCCTACGACGGTGCTGGTCGTGGTGATCGCGGCGCTCGCGGGATACGCCTTCGCGTGGCTGGACTTCCTCGGGCGGGAGACGATCTTCCTCGTCGTGGTCGCGCTGCTGGTGGTGCCCGTGCAGATCGGGCTGCTGCCGGTCGCCAAACTCTTCGGGCAGCTGGGGCTGTTCGGCACGATCCCCGGGGTCGTCCTCTTCCACGTGGCCTACGGCCTGCCGTTCGCGGTGTTCCTGCTGCGGAACTACTTCGCCGAGATGCCGAAGGAGATGCTGGAGGCCGCGCGGATGGACGGCGGCAGCGAATGGCGTATCTTCACGCGGCTCGTGCTGCCGGTGGGGCGGCCGGCGATCGCCTCCCTGGCCATCTTCCAGTTCCTGTGGGTGTGGAACGACATGCTGGTGGCGCTGCTGTTCGCCGACAGTTCCTCGCAGCCGCTGACGGTGGAACTGCAATCGCAGATACGGCAGTTCGGGAGCAACATCGATGTTCTGGCGCCCGGGGCGTTCGTGTCCCTGGTCGTGCCTGTCGTCGTGTTCTTCGCGTTCCAGAGGCACTTTGTGCAGGGCGTGATGGCGGGGTCGGTCAAGTAG
- the opcA gene encoding glucose-6-phosphate dehydrogenase assembly protein OpcA, producing the protein MKTDLTDTTASKINKALVQGRRAIGTPAVGMVLTLVIVTDEENAYDALKAASDASHEHPSRTLVVIKRVSRSPRDRTQSRLDAEVRVGAEAGTGETVVLRLYGEVADHAQSVVLPLLLPDAPVVVWWPVNAPLDPAKDPLGALAQRRVTDTYASEQPVRDLATRSGTYTPGDTDLSWTRITPWRSMLAAALDQVTCEVRAVEVEGEEFNPSCELLAMWLADRLDVPVKRSLSGGPGLTAVRMDTSCGAITLDRADGSLATLSIEGQPARGVALKRRETAELIAEELRRLDPDDTYASALRYGVDRLTASWPAPAPRASAEGPVAKGEPKSGGRERFALPAPVETAAKAPAAEATAQAPVKQEPPRLEPVRKAPTK; encoded by the coding sequence ATGAAGACAGACCTCACGGACACCACGGCCAGCAAGATCAACAAGGCGCTGGTGCAGGGCCGCCGGGCGATCGGCACCCCGGCGGTCGGGATGGTGCTCACGCTGGTCATCGTGACGGACGAGGAGAACGCCTACGACGCGCTGAAGGCCGCGAGCGACGCCTCGCACGAGCATCCCTCGCGCACCCTCGTGGTCATCAAGCGCGTCTCCCGCTCGCCCCGCGACCGTACGCAGTCCCGCCTCGACGCGGAGGTCCGGGTGGGCGCGGAGGCCGGCACCGGCGAGACGGTGGTGCTCCGGCTGTACGGCGAGGTCGCCGACCACGCCCAGTCGGTGGTGCTGCCGCTGCTGTTGCCGGACGCCCCGGTGGTGGTGTGGTGGCCGGTGAACGCGCCGCTCGACCCGGCGAAGGACCCGCTCGGTGCCCTCGCCCAGCGCCGCGTCACCGACACCTACGCCTCCGAGCAGCCGGTACGGGACCTGGCCACCCGGTCCGGGACCTACACCCCCGGCGACACGGACCTGTCCTGGACCCGCATCACGCCCTGGCGTTCCATGCTGGCGGCCGCCCTCGACCAGGTCACCTGCGAGGTCAGGGCCGTCGAGGTGGAGGGCGAGGAGTTCAACCCGAGCTGTGAGCTGCTGGCGATGTGGCTCGCGGACCGGCTGGACGTCCCCGTGAAGCGGTCGCTGTCCGGCGGCCCCGGTCTGACGGCGGTCCGCATGGACACCAGCTGCGGCGCGATCACCCTGGACCGTGCCGACGGGTCCCTCGCGACCCTCTCCATCGAGGGCCAGCCGGCCCGTGGTGTGGCGCTCAAGCGCCGGGAGACGGCCGAACTGATCGCGGAGGAGCTGCGGCGGCTGGACCCGGACGACACGTACGCGTCGGCGCTGCGGTACGGGGTGGACCGGCTGACGGCGTCCTGGCCGGCTCCGGCGCCGCGGGCCTCTGCCGAGGGACCGGTGGCCAAAGGGGAGCCCAAAAGTGGAGGCCGAGAGCGATTCGCCCTCCCCGCTCCCGTCGAAACGGCTGCGAAAGCTCCCGCTGCGGAAGCGACGGCGCAGGCACCGGTGAAGCAGGAACCGCCCAGGTTGGAACCGGTAAGGAAGGCACCGACGAAGTGA
- a CDS encoding glycoside hydrolase family 13 protein, with the protein MHNRCPPQRQVDGLNRHHWWRDAVIYQVYVRSFLDSTGDGVGDLAGVRAGLPYLKKLGVDGIWLSPFYPSPQHDHGYDVADYCDVDPLFGDLAEFDLLVGAARRLGIKVLLDIVPNHCSSEHPWFREALAAPPGSPARARFHFADGRGPDGSEPPNNWHSMFGGPAWSRVTEPDGRPGQWYLHMFAPEQPDWNWRNPEIAAEFDRILRFWLDRGIDGFRIDVAAGLFKHPELPDSDDPEADARTRDSVNPLAWNQPEVHDVWRRWRSMCEEYTERDGFERLLVGEVSVPTAREHAQYVRPDELHQAFFFDLLSAPWDPDAFQKVISEAMQDIAGTGSTVTWVLNNHDQVRTVTRYGEPATEASGLGAARARAAALLMLALPGAAYIYQGEELGLPEVVDLPDDVLTDPIFRRTGSRARIRDGCRVPLPWSGQASPFGFTPGVESAKPWLPQPEYFAEYATDRALADTRSFWHLYRDGLQLRAALPQLGEGTLRWLDSPPGVLAFTRGDDLVCAVNFGTAPTPAPVSGTPLLASGPCAPGVLSGSTAAWWIRS; encoded by the coding sequence ATGCATAACCGCTGCCCTCCTCAGAGACAGGTCGATGGGTTGAACAGGCACCACTGGTGGCGTGACGCAGTGATCTATCAGGTGTACGTCCGCAGCTTCCTGGACAGCACCGGTGACGGCGTCGGCGATCTCGCCGGAGTCCGGGCCGGGCTGCCGTACCTGAAGAAGCTCGGCGTCGACGGGATCTGGCTGAGCCCCTTCTATCCCTCGCCGCAGCACGACCACGGCTACGACGTGGCCGACTACTGCGACGTCGACCCGCTCTTCGGCGACCTCGCCGAGTTCGACCTGCTGGTGGGGGCCGCGCGGCGGCTCGGCATCAAGGTGCTGCTCGACATCGTCCCGAACCACTGCTCCAGCGAGCACCCCTGGTTCCGTGAGGCGCTCGCGGCCCCGCCCGGCAGCCCCGCCCGGGCCCGCTTCCACTTCGCCGACGGTCGCGGCCCGGACGGGTCCGAGCCGCCCAACAACTGGCACTCCATGTTCGGCGGACCCGCCTGGAGCCGCGTGACCGAGCCGGACGGACGGCCCGGCCAGTGGTACCTGCACATGTTCGCGCCCGAGCAGCCCGACTGGAACTGGCGCAACCCCGAGATCGCCGCCGAGTTCGACCGCATCCTCCGCTTCTGGCTGGACCGGGGCATCGACGGCTTCCGCATCGACGTCGCCGCCGGACTCTTCAAGCACCCGGAGCTGCCCGACTCCGACGACCCGGAGGCCGACGCCCGCACCCGCGACTCGGTCAACCCGCTCGCCTGGAACCAGCCCGAGGTCCACGACGTGTGGCGGCGCTGGCGCTCCATGTGCGAGGAGTACACCGAGCGCGACGGCTTCGAGCGCCTGCTCGTCGGCGAGGTCTCCGTCCCGACCGCCCGCGAGCACGCCCAGTACGTCCGCCCCGACGAACTGCACCAGGCCTTCTTCTTCGACCTGCTCAGCGCCCCCTGGGACCCGGACGCCTTCCAGAAGGTCATCTCCGAGGCCATGCAGGACATCGCCGGCACCGGCTCGACCGTCACCTGGGTCCTCAACAACCACGACCAGGTCCGCACCGTCACCCGCTACGGCGAACCCGCCACCGAGGCCAGCGGCCTCGGCGCCGCCCGCGCCCGCGCCGCCGCGCTGCTGATGCTGGCGCTGCCCGGAGCCGCCTACATCTACCAGGGCGAGGAGCTCGGCCTGCCCGAGGTCGTGGACCTGCCCGACGACGTGCTCACCGACCCGATCTTCCGCCGCACCGGCAGCCGGGCCCGCATCCGCGACGGCTGCCGGGTGCCGCTGCCCTGGTCGGGGCAGGCCTCGCCGTTCGGCTTCACCCCGGGCGTGGAGAGCGCCAAGCCGTGGCTGCCCCAGCCGGAGTACTTCGCCGAGTACGCCACCGACCGGGCCCTCGCCGACACCCGCTCCTTCTGGCACCTGTACCGCGACGGCCTCCAACTGCGCGCCGCCCTGCCTCAGTTGGGCGAGGGCACACTGCGCTGGCTGGACTCCCCGCCCGGCGTCCTGGCCTTCACCCGCGGTGACGACCTGGTGTGCGCCGTCAACTTCGGTACGGCCCCCACCCCCGCGCCGGTCTCCGGCACCCCCCTGCTCGCCAGCGGCCCCTGCGCGCCCGGAGTGCTCTCCGGCTCGACGGCCGCCTGGTGGATCCGTTCCTGA
- the zwf gene encoding glucose-6-phosphate dehydrogenase, whose protein sequence is MSSSNPLRDPADRRLPRIAGPSGLVIFGVTGDLSRKKLMPAVYDLANRGLLPPGFSLVGFARREWAHEDFAQEVHDAVKEHARTPFREEVWQQLIQGMRFVQGTFDDDDAFERLRSTIEELDKAQGTGGNFAFYLSVPPKSFPVVIQQLKKHGLADQKGGSWRRAVIEKPFGHDLRSAEELNKVVHEVFAPDQVFRIDHYLGKETVQNILALRFANTMFEPIWNRSLVDHVQITMAEDIGIGGRAGYYDGIGAARDVIQNHLLQLLALTAMEEPASFDADALAAEKTKVLGAVKLPKDMGRDTVRGQYAAGWQGGTKVRGYLEEDGINASSKTDTYAAIKLEIDNRRWAGVPFYLRTGKRLGRRVTEIAVVFQRAPHSPFDTTATEELGSNAIVIRVQPDEGVTVRFGSKVPGTSMEIRDVSMDFAYGESFTESSPEAYERLILDVLLGDSNLFPRTEEVELSWKILDPIEEYWDTNGKPAQYPAGTWGPVEADEMLERHGRSWRRP, encoded by the coding sequence GTGTCGAGCAGCAACCCGCTGCGTGACCCCGCGGACCGACGGCTCCCGCGTATCGCGGGGCCGTCGGGCCTGGTCATCTTCGGCGTCACGGGCGACCTGTCCCGCAAGAAGCTCATGCCCGCCGTGTACGACCTCGCCAACCGGGGTCTGCTGCCGCCGGGCTTCTCGCTGGTGGGCTTCGCCCGCCGCGAGTGGGCGCACGAGGACTTCGCCCAGGAGGTCCACGACGCGGTCAAGGAACACGCCCGCACGCCCTTCCGCGAGGAAGTCTGGCAGCAGCTCATCCAGGGCATGCGCTTCGTGCAGGGCACGTTCGACGACGACGACGCGTTCGAGCGGCTGCGCTCCACGATCGAGGAACTCGACAAGGCACAGGGCACGGGCGGCAACTTCGCCTTCTACCTGTCCGTGCCGCCGAAGTCCTTCCCGGTGGTCATCCAGCAGCTGAAGAAGCACGGGCTGGCCGACCAGAAGGGCGGCTCCTGGCGGCGCGCGGTCATCGAGAAGCCGTTCGGGCACGACCTGAGGTCGGCCGAGGAGCTCAACAAGGTCGTCCACGAGGTCTTCGCCCCGGACCAGGTCTTCCGCATCGACCACTACCTGGGCAAGGAGACCGTCCAGAACATCCTGGCGCTGCGCTTCGCCAACACGATGTTCGAGCCGATCTGGAACCGGTCCCTCGTCGACCACGTGCAGATCACGATGGCCGAGGACATCGGCATCGGCGGCCGGGCCGGGTACTACGACGGTATCGGCGCCGCCCGTGACGTCATCCAGAACCACCTGCTCCAGCTCCTGGCGCTCACCGCCATGGAGGAGCCGGCCTCCTTCGACGCGGACGCGCTGGCCGCCGAGAAGACCAAGGTGCTCGGCGCGGTGAAGCTGCCCAAGGACATGGGCCGGGACACCGTGCGCGGCCAGTACGCGGCCGGGTGGCAGGGCGGCACGAAGGTGCGCGGCTATCTGGAGGAGGACGGCATCAACGCCTCCTCGAAGACCGACACCTACGCCGCCATCAAGCTGGAGATCGACAACCGCCGCTGGGCGGGCGTCCCCTTCTATCTGCGCACCGGCAAGCGCCTGGGCCGCCGCGTCACGGAGATCGCGGTCGTCTTCCAGCGGGCCCCGCACTCCCCCTTCGACACGACGGCCACCGAGGAGCTGGGCTCCAACGCGATCGTCATCCGCGTCCAGCCGGACGAGGGCGTCACGGTCCGCTTCGGCTCGAAGGTCCCCGGCACGTCGATGGAGATCCGGGACGTGTCGATGGACTTCGCGTACGGCGAGTCCTTCACGGAGTCCAGCCCGGAGGCGTACGAGCGTCTCATCCTGGACGTCCTCCTCGGAGACTCGAACCTCTTCCCGCGTACCGAGGAGGTCGAGCTGTCCTGGAAGATCCTCGACCCGATCGAGGAGTACTGGGACACCAACGGCAAACCCGCCCAGTACCCGGCCGGTACCTGGGGGCCCGTCGAGGCGGACGAAATGCTCGAGCGACACGGACGGAGCTGGCGCCGGCCATGA
- the pgl gene encoding 6-phosphogluconolactonase: protein MSTAPQLVVHRDKELMAQAAAARLITRIVDAQASRGSASVVLTGGRNGNGLLAALAAAPARDAVDWSRLDLWWGDERFLPEGDPDRNVTQAREALLDSVPLDPKRVHAMPASDGPYGTDVDAAAAAYAEELARAAGPENHGPVPTFDVLMLGVGPDTHVASLFPELPAVRETDRTVVGVHGAPKPPPTRVTLTLPAIRSAREVWLLAAGEDKAQAAAIALSGAGEIQAPAAGAYGRSRTLWLLDAAAASQLPRSLYPPASA from the coding sequence GTGAGTACGGCACCGCAGCTGGTCGTCCACCGTGACAAGGAGCTGATGGCCCAGGCCGCGGCGGCCCGGCTGATCACGAGGATCGTGGACGCGCAGGCCTCCCGGGGTTCGGCGTCCGTGGTCCTGACGGGCGGCCGCAACGGCAACGGCCTGCTGGCCGCCCTGGCCGCGGCGCCCGCCCGGGACGCCGTCGACTGGAGCCGGCTCGACCTCTGGTGGGGCGACGAGCGGTTCCTGCCCGAGGGCGACCCGGACCGTAACGTCACGCAGGCGCGGGAGGCACTGCTCGACTCGGTGCCGCTCGATCCGAAGCGGGTGCACGCGATGCCCGCGTCGGACGGCCCGTACGGCACCGACGTGGACGCGGCGGCGGCCGCGTACGCGGAGGAACTGGCGCGGGCGGCGGGCCCGGAGAACCACGGGCCCGTGCCGACGTTCGACGTCCTGATGCTGGGGGTCGGGCCGGACACGCATGTGGCGTCGCTGTTCCCGGAGTTGCCGGCGGTCCGGGAGACCGACCGCACGGTGGTCGGCGTCCACGGCGCGCCGAAGCCGCCGCCGACCCGGGTGACGCTGACGCTGCCGGCGATCCGTTCGGCCCGGGAGGTGTGGCTCCTGGCCGCGGGCGAGGACAAGGCCCAGGCCGCGGCGATCGCCCTCTCCGGCGCGGGGGAGATCCAGGCACCGGCGGCGGGAGCGTACGGCCGCAGCCGGACGCTGTGGCTGCTGGACGCGGCGGCGGCTTCGCAACTGCCGCGGTCGCTGTATCCGCCGGCTTCGGCCTGA
- a CDS encoding ABC transporter permease → MTATLVKETNPPPPVTVADRTRRLRRRGKIVALLFVLPALLLLGALVVYPVLFSVGRSFFDASGTTFVGGENYAEMFRDPATLTAVRNTAIWVVVAPTLLTGLGLILAVLVEKVRWATAFKLLLFMPMAVSFLAAGIIFRLAYDEDPDKGVLNAAVVSVHDAFEAQSSYPTARARDGQGLTKDKDGSYRTSKSMSPGDAVTLGLVGVLPGDLPGGTRPAYAAAGQKAAPDELRGVVYLDFTPGGGGEQGKVDRRESGLPQMKVEAVRDGKPVATATTASDGSFRFEGLAPGSYAVKLPASNFAPPYEGVSWLGPALVTPAIIGAYLWIWTGFAMVLIGAGLSTLPRDALEAARMDGANEWQIFRRITVPLLAPVLTVVFITLVINVMKVFDLVYIIAPGPVQEDATVLATQMWLVSFGGGNNQGLGSALGVLLLLLVVPAMVFNVRRFRRSQR, encoded by the coding sequence ATGACAGCGACCCTCGTCAAAGAGACGAACCCCCCACCGCCCGTCACGGTCGCCGACCGCACACGGCGGCTGCGCCGGCGCGGGAAGATCGTCGCCCTGCTGTTCGTGCTGCCCGCGCTGCTGCTGCTCGGCGCGCTCGTCGTCTACCCCGTGCTGTTCAGCGTCGGCCGCAGCTTCTTCGACGCCTCCGGGACGACCTTCGTCGGCGGCGAGAACTACGCCGAGATGTTCCGCGACCCGGCGACCCTCACGGCCGTCCGCAACACGGCCATCTGGGTCGTCGTGGCCCCGACCCTGCTGACCGGCCTCGGACTGATCCTGGCCGTCCTGGTGGAGAAGGTCCGCTGGGCCACCGCCTTCAAGCTGCTCCTCTTCATGCCGATGGCGGTCTCCTTCCTCGCCGCCGGCATCATCTTCCGGCTCGCCTACGACGAGGACCCGGACAAGGGCGTCCTGAACGCCGCGGTCGTCTCCGTCCACGACGCCTTCGAGGCGCAGTCCTCGTACCCGACGGCCCGGGCGCGCGATGGACAGGGCCTGACGAAGGACAAGGACGGCTCGTACCGCACGAGTAAGAGCATGTCCCCGGGCGACGCGGTGACGCTGGGCCTGGTCGGCGTGCTGCCCGGCGACCTGCCCGGCGGGACGCGGCCCGCGTACGCGGCGGCGGGGCAGAAGGCCGCCCCCGACGAACTGCGCGGCGTGGTCTACCTGGACTTCACGCCCGGCGGGGGAGGGGAGCAGGGCAAGGTCGACCGGCGGGAGAGCGGACTGCCTCAGATGAAGGTCGAGGCGGTGCGCGACGGCAAGCCCGTCGCCACGGCGACCACCGCGTCCGACGGCTCCTTCCGCTTCGAGGGACTCGCACCGGGCTCGTACGCGGTGAAGCTGCCGGCGTCCAACTTCGCCCCGCCCTACGAGGGCGTCTCCTGGCTCGGACCGGCGCTCGTCACACCGGCGATCATCGGCGCGTACCTGTGGATCTGGACCGGCTTCGCGATGGTGCTGATCGGGGCGGGCCTGTCGACGCTGCCGCGGGACGCGCTGGAGGCGGCGCGGATGGACGGCGCGAACGAGTGGCAGATCTTCCGGCGGATCACGGTTCCGCTGCTGGCACCGGTGCTGACGGTCGTGTTCATCACCCTCGTCATCAACGTGATGAAGGTCTTCGACCTCGTCTACATCATCGCCCCCGGGCCGGTGCAGGAGGACGCGACCGTGCTCGCGACCCAGATGTGGCTGGTGTCGTTCGGCGGCGGCAACAACCAGGGGCTCGGCAGCGCGCTCGGTGTGCTGCTCCTGCTGCTGGTGGTTCCGGCCATGGTGTTCAACGTCCGCCGTTTCCGAAGGAGTCAGCGATGA
- a CDS encoding ABC transporter substrate-binding protein, whose translation MMRRRTTLITGCTALVLALGATACGGGPVAAGGGDKALDGQTITVAGVWSGTEQKNFQKVLDAFTEKTGAKTQFVSTGDNVSTVVGSKIEGGNAPDVVMVPQVGVLKQFAQKGWLKPLSKKTEQSVDADYAPVWKEYGSVDGTLYGLYFKAAHKSTVWYSPDALAQAGVKPPKTYDEMLKAGQTVSDSGLAAFSVAGQDGWTLTDWFENVYLSQAGPEKYDALAAHKLKWTDASVVDALTTLGKLFKDKQLIAGGQKGALNTDFPGSVEKVFGPEPEAGMVYEGDFVAGVAKDQFGKKVGEDANFFPFPAVAGGEAPVVSGGDAAVVLKDGKNQKAAQALLEFLATPKASAVWAEAGGFLSPNKKLDLASYGDDVTRATAKSLVDAGDSVRFDMSDQAPASFGGTKGTGEWKLLQDFLRDPSDPKGTAAKLEAAAAKAYQD comes from the coding sequence ATGATGCGACGACGTACCACCCTCATCACCGGCTGCACCGCCCTCGTCCTGGCGCTCGGCGCGACCGCCTGCGGCGGCGGCCCCGTCGCGGCCGGCGGCGGCGACAAGGCGCTCGACGGCCAGACGATCACCGTGGCCGGTGTCTGGTCCGGCACCGAGCAGAAGAACTTCCAGAAGGTGCTGGACGCCTTCACCGAGAAGACCGGCGCCAAGACGCAGTTCGTGTCCACCGGCGACAACGTCTCCACCGTCGTCGGCAGCAAGATCGAGGGCGGCAACGCCCCCGACGTCGTGATGGTCCCGCAGGTCGGCGTGCTCAAGCAGTTCGCGCAGAAGGGCTGGCTCAAGCCGCTGTCGAAGAAGACCGAGCAGTCCGTGGACGCCGACTACGCCCCCGTGTGGAAGGAGTACGGCAGCGTCGACGGCACCCTCTACGGCCTGTACTTCAAGGCCGCGCACAAGTCGACCGTCTGGTACAGCCCCGACGCCCTCGCCCAGGCCGGGGTCAAGCCGCCGAAGACGTACGACGAGATGCTCAAGGCCGGGCAGACCGTGTCCGACTCCGGTCTCGCCGCGTTCTCCGTCGCCGGCCAGGACGGCTGGACCCTCACCGACTGGTTCGAGAACGTCTACCTCTCCCAGGCCGGGCCCGAGAAGTACGACGCCCTCGCCGCGCACAAGCTGAAGTGGACCGACGCGTCGGTCGTCGATGCCCTCACCACGCTCGGCAAGCTCTTCAAGGACAAGCAGCTCATCGCCGGCGGCCAGAAGGGCGCCCTGAACACCGACTTCCCCGGCTCGGTGGAGAAGGTCTTCGGACCCGAGCCCGAGGCCGGCATGGTCTACGAGGGCGACTTCGTCGCCGGTGTCGCCAAGGACCAGTTCGGCAAGAAGGTCGGCGAGGACGCGAACTTCTTCCCGTTCCCGGCGGTCGCCGGTGGGGAGGCGCCGGTCGTCAGCGGCGGTGATGCGGCCGTCGTCCTCAAGGACGGCAAGAACCAGAAGGCCGCCCAGGCCCTCCTGGAGTTCCTGGCGACCCCCAAGGCCTCGGCCGTGTGGGCGGAGGCGGGCGGCTTCCTCTCCCCGAACAAGAAGCTCGACCTCGCCTCCTACGGCGACGACGTCACCCGCGCCACCGCCAAGTCCCTCGTCGACGCCGGGGACTCGGTCCGCTTCGACATGTCCGACCAGGCCCCGGCGTCCTTCGGCGGCACCAAGGGCACCGGCGAGTGGAAGCTGCTCCAGGACTTCCTGCGCGACCCGTCGGACCCGAAGGGCACCGCTGCGAAGCTGGAGGCCGCGGCGGCCAAGGCGTACCAGGACTGA
- a CDS encoding PadR family transcriptional regulator: protein MRLPLLALLARGPAHGYELKQDLEQLLGSAYPQPNVGQIYVTLGRLEKSGLIEGEDVAQSSRPNKKVYHLTDAGREALRAWFEEPEDEPRVRDEFFMKLALAPQSGLADQISLINQQRRQYLNTMRQLSRLAAAEDRDNRIAHLLIEGAMLHLQADLDWLERCQEELEELE, encoded by the coding sequence GTGCGCCTGCCCCTCCTGGCCCTCCTCGCCCGCGGACCCGCCCACGGCTACGAGCTCAAGCAGGACCTTGAGCAACTGCTGGGCTCCGCGTACCCTCAGCCGAATGTCGGCCAGATCTATGTGACCCTCGGCCGCCTCGAGAAGTCGGGACTGATCGAGGGCGAGGACGTGGCGCAGTCCAGCCGGCCCAACAAAAAGGTCTACCACCTCACCGACGCCGGGCGGGAGGCGCTGCGCGCCTGGTTCGAGGAGCCCGAGGACGAGCCGCGGGTACGGGACGAGTTCTTCATGAAGCTGGCGCTCGCCCCGCAGAGCGGTCTCGCCGACCAGATCTCCCTGATCAACCAGCAGCGGCGCCAGTACCTGAACACCATGCGGCAGCTGTCGAGGCTGGCCGCCGCCGAAGACCGCGACAACCGCATCGCCCACCTGCTGATCGAGGGCGCGATGCTGCACCTGCAAGCCGATCTCGACTGGCTGGAGCGGTGCCAGGAAGAGCTGGAGGAGCTGGAGTGA
- a CDS encoding ABC transporter substrate-binding protein, with protein sequence MRWIHAAGRGLLVLVVVLTGYVAAGAQAGEPAGGGRGPLTLATAGDLTGYLGPLLEGWNRTHPGEKVTLVELPDSADETRAQMATDLRDGDRSRFDVLNIDVNWTSEFAAAGWIRPLPRDRFPLKTFLPPVVDTATYDGQLYAVPYVTNAGLLLYRKDVLAKEGVQPPRTWAELERYAKTIAPKYGLDGYAGQFLPYEGLTVNAAEAVYSAGGSILGDEGERVTVDSAAAREGIGFLARGVREGWIPKEALTYKEEESKQAFQDGRLLFLRNWPYAYVGASAPGSEVAGKVGAVPLPGPDGPGTSVLGGSNLAVSAHARHPDSAARLIAYLTSERVQRQVLTRGALPPVRADLYEDPALIRRFPYLPTLRESVRTAEPRPKSPRYDQVSLVVQAVVHDAMAGHETPTAAVRRLARELALISRR encoded by the coding sequence ATGCGGTGGATCCATGCCGCGGGTAGGGGCCTTCTCGTTCTCGTCGTGGTCCTGACCGGTTACGTTGCCGCCGGAGCGCAGGCGGGTGAGCCTGCCGGCGGCGGCCGCGGACCGCTCACCCTCGCCACCGCCGGAGACCTTACCGGCTACCTCGGTCCCCTGTTGGAGGGCTGGAACCGCACCCACCCCGGCGAAAAGGTGACCCTCGTCGAGCTGCCGGACTCCGCCGACGAGACCCGGGCCCAGATGGCCACCGACCTGCGCGACGGCGACCGCAGCCGGTTCGACGTGCTCAACATCGACGTCAACTGGACCTCGGAGTTCGCCGCGGCGGGCTGGATCCGGCCGCTGCCCCGCGACCGGTTCCCGCTGAAGACCTTCCTCCCGCCGGTCGTGGACACGGCGACCTACGACGGACAGCTCTACGCCGTCCCGTACGTCACCAACGCCGGCCTGCTCCTCTACCGCAAGGACGTCCTCGCGAAGGAGGGCGTGCAGCCGCCGCGCACCTGGGCGGAGCTGGAGCGGTACGCGAAGACCATCGCGCCGAAGTACGGCCTCGACGGCTACGCCGGGCAGTTCCTGCCGTACGAGGGCCTCACCGTCAACGCGGCCGAGGCCGTCTACTCGGCGGGCGGATCGATCCTCGGCGACGAGGGCGAGCGCGTCACCGTCGACTCGGCGGCGGCCCGCGAGGGCATCGGCTTCCTGGCGCGCGGGGTACGCGAGGGCTGGATCCCGAAGGAAGCGCTGACGTACAAGGAGGAGGAGTCCAAGCAGGCCTTCCAGGACGGCCGACTGCTCTTCCTGCGGAACTGGCCGTACGCCTACGTCGGCGCCTCCGCCCCTGGCTCCGAGGTCGCCGGAAAGGTCGGCGCCGTACCCCTGCCGGGACCGGACGGGCCGGGGACGAGTGTCCTCGGCGGCTCCAACCTGGCCGTCAGCGCCCACGCGCGGCACCCCGACTCGGCCGCCCGGCTGATCGCGTACCTCACCAGCGAGCGCGTCCAGCGCCAGGTCCTCACGCGCGGCGCGCTGCCGCCCGTCCGGGCCGATCTCTACGAGGATCCCGCGCTCATCCGCAGGTTCCCCTACCTGCCGACCCTGCGCGAGAGCGTGCGCACGGCCGAGCCGCGCCCCAAGAGCCCGCGGTACGACCAGGTCAGTCTGGTGGTGCAGGCGGTCGTGCACGACGCGATGGCCGGGCACGAGACGCCCACGGCGGCGGTACGCCGTCTGGCGCGGGAGCTCGCCCTCATCTCACGTCGGTAG